From the Callithrix jacchus isolate 240 chromosome 22, calJac240_pri, whole genome shotgun sequence genome, the window gatggtctcaatctcttgacctcatgatccgtccacctgggcctcccaaagtgcttcgattacaagggtgagccactgcacccggccaagactTTGTTTTAGTAAAAAAACCAGCACCTACAATCTATCAGGAGCCTTAAGAAATCTTTCCACCAGTCTCATGAGGTGGGATATAGTGCCCCCCcgccattttttttaataaaaatattaggccaggcacggtggctcacacctgtaatcccagcattctgggaggctgaggcgggtggatcacttgaggtcaggagtttgataccagcctggccaacagggtgaaaccccgtctctactaaaaatgcaaaaatcagccaggtgtggtggaacatgcctataatcccagctactggggaaactgaggcaggagaattgcttaaaccggaggttgcagtgagtcaagatcacatcatcgcactccagcctgggttaaaaAGTGAGACTcgtccttaaaagaaaaaaaagattagctgagcatagtagtATGCACCTATAGTGttagctacttcggaggctgaggcaggaggatcgcttgaggccaggagttcgaggttacagtaaactgtgattgcatcactgcactctagcctgaatgacagagcaagattctatctcaaataataataatagttcgAAGCACAGACTTTGAAGCCTGACACCCTGCAGGGTGTTATTCCAGCTTTGCTACTTGcttgctgtgtgactctgggtgaATGACTTCACATCTCTGGGCCTCCGTTTCCCTTCCTGTAAAGTGAGCATTTGTACCTCACAGGAGTGTTGtaggaattaaataaattaatataagctCTTGGGAAGAATTAGCTCTTGTTATGGTTGTGTGAAGATCTTTACACAAGTCCATCTGCAGGATGTGTGGTTGttggtctgtgtgtgtatatgtgtatgtatatgtatgtgtgtatgtctgtgtgtgtatatgtgtgtatatgtctgtgtgtgtatatgtgtgtatgtgtgtgtatatgtgtgtgtgttgctctCTTGATCTCTGAGTGGTGTATGTGTTTCAGTGTGTGAGATCATATGTGCATCTGTAGTAAAGGTCTAGGGGTCTCTGTGTGTTTTGGGGGTCTGTCCCTGTCCCTGTTTAGCTGTACACCTGAATCTTATGTCTTCTTGTGTGTGTAgggatgtgtgttgtgtgtgctggTAACCATATTACAGTGTGTTTCCACATGCTGGCATGTGTCTGTGAAGCTGTTTCTATGTGGCTCTGGGTGAACGTCTGAGTGCCCATGTGTGACCTGGTGGGTGGCTGTGTGGATGTCTGTGTCGCCTGTGTTGGGTGTGAGTCTCTGGCCAGCCAGGGTTGgtatttgtctgtttctttattCCATGGAGGAGGAGATGAGGGGCttggatgagacaggagaatgaggGGTCACTCCCTGTCTGATGCTGGGGCCGAGTCACTGCCTACTAGTGGCTGCTGTGTCATCCCCCagtctctgtccctccctcctggCTGGTGACAGACAGAGGCGGTATGGGGGAACAGGGTAGGGGGTGGACTTGAGGCTGGACTTTTGTCTGGAAACTTGAACCTCCACCTATGCCCCCCATGTCTCTCTAGCCTTACTGTTGGGGCAGGGAATCAGGACTCCCCTAAAAATTAAGAACCatcaccctggctctgccacagacttgctgtgtgaccctgagacAGGCCCTGACCCTCTCTGAACCTGTGAAACCCAATGTTTTAAAAGGGCTTCTTCCTCTGTGCCGAGGGTTGGGCCAGCTGTGCACTGGGAGGGAAGTGCTGGGGTCTCTGAGGTTTGTGAAGTAGCCGGTGGCACTCTTCCCAGTGGGTGCTTAAGAGTTGGGGGCTGTGGTCTCAGAAATATCCAAGtcagtccaggtgtggtggctcatgcctgtaatcccagcactttgggaggccgaggtggctcatgcctgtaatcccagcactttgggaggccgaggcaggaggatcatccaaggttgggagtttgagaccagcctggccaacatggagaaacccccatgtctactaaaaacacaaaaattagccaggtgtggtggtgtgcacctgtaatcccagctactcaggaggctgaggcaggagaattacctgaacctgggaggctggaggttgcagtgagtcaagatcgtgccactgcactccagtctgggtaacagagtgagactcagtcaaaaataaataagtaaataaaataaaaaaccgaAGTCAGGCTCTTGAACCCCATTTGCTACCTAGGTTGGCTCAGGTAGTCAGCTCTGCCTTCTGAGTGTAGATTAAAAGAATGCACGCGAAGAGCAGTCAGACGGAGTTTGTAAAGCTTAGAAAGACCTGACAAGTGGCAGCTACTATTATCACCATTATCATTTAAACAATCCCCAGACACAGGTTTTTCAGGGAGTTTCATCCAACAAGGCAGTCctcagaaatcagaaaagaaatggaaacggTAGGAACTCTGGAGTCTGCCAACTCTGGGTTTGAATATCTTGTGATGGGATCTTgtgcaagtcatttaacctctctgagtatcttttttttttcttttataaagtgaagatttttctcttttaaccttCCAGAGCTGTTTTAAGGATTACAAATCTTGTTCTGAAAGGCGTAGCACAGGAGCTGTGCTTGCCAAGTGCCAAATACAAggcattcattattattattattattactattgcaaTTAATAACAATATCTCCATCCCCCTTACACATTCTTTGTCTCCGGGGGAattaaaaggtagaaaaagagGCTCCCAACACCATCAGAAGAGAGGCTTCCCCCTTAGTTTCATTCCCCATCCCCTCCAAACCCACAAGCCTCTCAAACGCTGGAGCTGGGAGGCCAGCGGGGTCCAAGATACAAATCCTTTGTCCAGCCGCGAAGACTAAAGCTAAAGCTCACAGAGGGAAAACATTTCCCAACTCGCAAAGCGGATCAAGATAGAAACTGGGACGAGCCTTGGAGTCCCACCACTACCTCCACTTTCACCTGGGCATCACAGCCCGCTCgggactcagtttccccacctacGTGACCACACCACACTAACCAGCGTCTCCTTTTAGAGATCTCTTCTTCTCGAATGGGGGCGCTGCACCAGCCGTAGAACAGGGTGGGTGGGGGAGCCAGAAGTGAGAGGGACGTGCAGGCTGGGGTCTTCCCCGCCCGGGTCAGCGGGGACCCTCCCGGGCTAGTCTAAGCGCCTATTAATACCAGCCCCCGGGGCGGCGTGGCACTGCGCAGGCGCGGGCGGGGCGCCGGGTGCGCGCTAGCGAGCGAGGGATTCCCTCTGACGTCATTGCTAGGATACCAAACAAACACTCCGCCGCGCCGGCCGAGCTCCTTATATGGCTAATTGCGTCACAGGAACTCCGGAGGGGCGGGGCCGGGATCCCCTCCCGCCGAGTGGCCCGGAACGCAGCCCCCGAGACCCCCAGGGTCCCAAGGGTCGTGCGAGTGACCAGATCGAGTCCAGAACAGACCTCTCGCTGGAAGGTGAGGGATTCGATTTGGCGGGGCCGGAGATTTCGGGAAGTTTGTCCAGCAAGGGGCGGGTGACGTAAGCAGGGGGGCGGGTCCCGGCAAATAAATACAGGCTGGCGGGTCTGCTTCATTCATAAGACTGAGAGCTACGGCCACGGCAGGAACACGCGGAGCCAGGACTTGGAAACTTGATTATTGTGGTTCTTCTTGGGGGTTATGACATTTCGTTAATTCTTTTTTCCGGAGAGAAAGTTTTTGGAAAGATTCTTctagatatttcttttcttttggaggaCGGACTtacttttttagttttctttataacTCCCCTCCCCCAGTGGGACCCGCCGGACGCGCAGAGGAGACCGTAGCTGAAGGTGATTCTGTACAGCGGGACATCATTTTCTGCCTCTGGGGGAGCAACCCCTCCCTCGCCCCCGGGTCCTACCGAGCCTGCACTTTCAGGAGGTACAGCGGCATCCTGTGGGGATCTGGGCACCGCAGAGAGACTGCACAGAAACTTTGCCGTTGTTGGAACGGGACGCTGCTCCTTCCCCGAGCTTCCCCTGACAGCGTACTTTGAGGACTCGCTCGGCTCACGCGGGACTTCCACGGCTCACCCCGGACTCGCATCTTACTTCCCCAACCCGGCCATAGCCTTGGCTTCCCGGCGACCTCAGCGTGGTCACAGGGCCCCCCCTGTGCCCAGGGAAATGTTTCAGGCTTTTCCCGGAGACTACGACTCCGGCTCCCGGTGCAGCTCCTCACCCTCTGCCGAGTCTCAGTATCTGTCATCGGTGGACTCCTTCGGCAGTCCACCCACCGCCGCCGCCTCCCAGGTAAGTTTTTAATAATAGGGGTGCTGCtttgtaggttttattttttaagtctttgtaggttttattttttaagtcaagGGTGAAAAGAATAACCCCCAATCCCCACATAAAGACGCGTCAGAAACCTAGATCTGAGATGGAAAAGGCTCACAGCGCACTTCACAAACTGCAAACAGTCGGGAGATGTTTGCAGTTGGTTGTGTGAGTGGAGCGCAGGGAGGGAACGAACGCGGCAGGCAGAGTAGGCTTTGGAGCTGGGGAAGGGGGATGCACCGCTCAGTGCAACGTGGATGCGGTAGTGGGGCTGAGAACTTTGAGCCGGCCCCAGGGACTGTCCCCTGCTCGGGTTCCTGACCTGAAGCTAGCGCAGTTAGGCAGGTGGGGGAAATCCCGGAGAAGCTTCCAGtagcctcctttcctttcctcctccttcggAGCGCCCACTCTGGTGCCGGGGCGCCCTCCACCCATTGGGAAGAGGGGCCTCGAACCCTCGGTCtcgctgcctccgcctcctgcgcGGAGACGTAACGGGGGACCCGTGCGTAACGGCTGACGCGCTGGAATCCTCCGTCTGACGCGGGGCACGCACGGCGCGCGGCGCCCCCTTCGTCCGCCCCGCCCCTGACGTCCCGGGAGCGTTCTATTTTGGAACGCCGGGGCCACGTTGCTAAGGGAGGGGGTAGCCCGGCGTTTCTATTGGTCGCCGGGGCGCGGGCCTTGGCCAATCAGCTTTCCCTTCCTATTTGTAGCGTGCATTTTCCTCCCCCCTCTCTGTCCCCGGAACCCATGGTTCTTTGGCGGCTGGGTCTCTTTTCGGCACCTCTAGAAAGGCAGAGCGAGGGGATCCCTGTCGTGACAAGGGCGGCTTTCTGCGATCCAATGTATCTGCGAGGCCCTTGCGGGGATCGGGTCCCTGGGCTCTCAGGAGCAGGGAGTGTCTGTGTGCCGGCATTTCTTGGGGAGATGCGGTGGCTGTCACCCTCTTCTCCAGGCACACAGAGACACGTTCCCACTCCGTCTGCTCCAGATGCCCAGTCCCTGCGGTACGTCCCAAGACCGGACTAGAACCGCAAACCAAAGGGCAACCAGCCAGGTGGTCTCCAGGAGCTCCGCCCCCTCTGGGTTCCCAGGACGCTGATTGGCCGGCGAGCCAGCCCATCCCTCACCACGCCCCCCGAGAGAGTAGTTAAGCCTTCAGAGCAGTTCCAGGAGTCCATTTACGGGAGGGGGGAGATGAGCGCTGCTGAGGCTTGGGGGCTCAGGTCTCGAACCATCCCCCTCCGCGACAATCTAAGGGAGCCCCCGTGGTTACTTTTCTCTACCTGTCGGTTCACCCTACCCCGTCACTCGTCAGTTTCACTCTGAGAAGAGACAGTAACTTGAAACGTCGTTCTAAACTCCTAGGCCCGTCCCCCAAACATCCTTTTTACTGGGACCCCCGCCCCTGCATGGGACCTCGCgcattggggtgtgtgtgtgtgtgagtgagtgaagAGAAGGCTTGGCCTAAggcctctccttctccctccccttgtctctggggtgggggtggggtgttgtggctgtgtgtgtggctgtggctCCGTCCCGGGGGTTCTGTCACCCGGCTGTGTCCAGcctcctctccaccccccacACCTAAGAGTCACCAAGCCGGGGTGTGATTCACCACCCGCTGGAACCATGCAACCTTTCCccgaggaagaaggaggaggtagAAGCCAGTTGAGCAGAAATCCTCTCATTAACCACTGCGTCACGGTGTAGTGGAAGGGTGGGTGTTGTGGCTTTTTCCCTGtgacacacacatccacactcGCTCACCCTGTGCTCACTCACGGGGTcggtgtgtgttatgtgtgttgggtgtgtgtgtgtcggtgTCTTTGTTTGTGTGTCTacgcctgtgtgtgtatgtgtcaccCCGTAGGAGTGCGCCGGTCTCGGGGAAATGCCCGGTTCCTTCGTGCCCACGGTCACCGCGATCACAACCAGCCAGGATCTCCAGTGGCTTGTGCAACCCACCCTCATCTCTTCCATGGCCCAGTCCCAGGGGCAGCCACTGGCCTCCCAGCCCCCGGTCGTTGACCCCTACGACATGCCGGGAACCAGCTACTCCACACCAGGCATAAGTGGCTACAGCAGTGGCGGAGCAAGTGGCAGTGGCGGGCCTTCCACCAGCGGAACCACCAGTGGGCCTGGGCCTGCCCGCCCAGCTCGAGCCCGGCCTAGGAGACCCCGAGAGGAGACGGTGAGTAAGGGGCACCAGGACTTGGCCTGGGTAGGGGGAAGCAAGAGAGGCAGGAAGTTTCTCATGAATGAAGGGGGCTCCATTAAGGCCTCCGTGTTACAGAAACCCCAAGATCCTTGCTACATGAGCGAGGACCGGAGGCTGGTGTTTTGGCTACTAGGGGTTCTGAAAGTAGAGGTTTGGAATGGGTGGAGGAGCACTGTATCCCCAAATCTAATGGCCTCCATTTCCCCAACTCAGCTCACcccagaggaagaggagaagcgaAGGGTGCGCCGGGAACGAAATAAACTAGCAGCAGCTAAATGCAGGAACCGGCGGAGGGAGCTGACCGACCGACTCCAGGCGGTGAGGacaggccctggggtgggagagGGGGTGGTGACGGGAGCTCTCTCCCCATTCTCTGACCACCTCTCCACCTGTCCCCTTATCCTGGGTTGAGAACTACACATTCCACATGTGGAACTCGGTACTGATGTGGCCAGATGGGGTAGCCCCAGGCATGAAAACAGACCCCCACGTACTTAAATCCACTCCTGCCCTCCCATTTCTTGACCCCGTGCCCTAGTTTCCTAGCCTTCATTTCATCCCGAGGGGCCACATAGGGCTCTTGAGGAAAGGGGAGCCCCTCTCATTTCTCCCATCCGGTCTTTGGCAAGTAACAACccattttgcctcagtttctccatctctgCAAACCCTCATCAAATCTCCCAGGCTCCTTCTACCCTTAACATTCTGGAGAGCCTGTGAAATGAAATTACTCCACCTCTTGCCCTAGATACCCACAGTTCTCCTGGTGCTGGTGGCATCCCCCAAAACCCACTCCCTTCCTACATCCACCCGCAGTCTGAGAGTTCCTGCGGTATGCCTGCAGAGTGAGCTGTTACTTCTTGAGGGAATAAGGGAATTGTCAACTTTCCTGCTCTTCCCGGGGAGGTAGAGAGGGAGGGGTAATAGGGGACGCATTAAAATCACAtaagggtggctcatgcctgtgatcccagcactttgagaggccaaggcaggaggatcgcttgagtccaggagttcgatactagcctgggcaacatagggagaccttgtccctaacccccctcccaaaaaaattagctgggtgtggcagtgcacaccactgtggtcccagctactttggaggctatagtgggaggatccctggagcccaggaggtccaggctgcagtgagccatgattgcaccactgccctctagcctggggggcagaccgagactctgtctcaaaatcaaaacaaaaccaaccacaTAAcgattgttcattcattcaacaaacctcTGCATACCAGAGACTTCCCCATAAACCTGGCCCCTTCCCTACTATCCTTTGGACGGACGGGGGAGACTGAGGCTCCTAGAAGGCAAGACCCTTGCCCCAAATCCCATGGCCACCAGGATTCCATCTCAGGGGGGTGTTTGCTCTCAGCCAGGGGCTGCCTTCCAGCAGCAAATCCAGGGGAGCCATGACCCGAGTTTCCCGGTCACTGACatgcttttttctccttcttttcctctcttcggTGACCTGGCCTCCCCGGCCTCAGGAGACAGATCAGttggaggaagaaaaagcagaacTGGAGTCGGAGATCGCCGAGCTCCAAAAGGAGAAGGAACGTCTGGAGTTTGTGCTGGTGGCCCACAAACCAGGCTGCAAGATCCCCTACGAAGAGGGGCCTGGGCCGGGCCCGCTGGCGGAGGTGAGAGATTTGCCGGGCTCAGCACCGGCTAAGGAAGATGGCTTCAGCTGGCTGCTGCCGCCCCCGCCACCACCGCCCCTGCCCTTCCAGACCAGCCAAGACGCACCCCCCAACCTGACAGCTTCTCTCTTTACACACAGTGAAGTTCAAGTCCTCGGCGACCCCTTCCCCGTTGTTAACCCTTCGTACACTTCTTCGTTTGTCCTCACCTGCCCGGAGGTCTCCGCGTTCCCCGGCGCCCAGCGCACCAGCGGCAGTGACCAGCCTTCCGATCCCCTGAACTCGCCCTCCCTCCTTGCTCTGTGAACTCTTTagacacacaaaacaaacaaacacacgaGGGAGAGAGActtggaagagaaggaggaggaggaggaggagagagaggggaagagacaaAGTGGGCGTGCGGCCTCCTTGGCTCCTCCGTCTGACCCTCTGCGGCCGCTGCGCCATGCCATCGGACACGAGGATTCGTTGTATTTTGTCCAGCCTCTTGTTTCTGTGCCCCGGCGAGGCCGGAGAGCTGGTGACtttgggggcagggggtgggaaggggaTGGACACCCCCAGCTGCCTGTTGGCTCTCTGACGTCAACCTAAGCTCTGgggatgggtggggagggaggtggggtgaCGCCCACCTTCGGGCAGTCCTGTGTGAGGATGAGGGGACGGGGTGGGAGGTGGGCTGAGGGGGCGGGCTGCAGTCCTCTCCAGAGAGGCTCAACAAGGAAAAATGCCACCCCTACGCAGCGTCTCCTATACCCACCCTTTTAGGGGGGGCATAGGTTGGTTTCCCGTGTACTCCCGACTTTAGCTTATTTATCTCACATTTCCATGGGGTTAGATCCTCTTTCCCTCTGGGCAGAATTGAGCCCCCCCTTAAAGGGAATTCGATGCCCCCCTAGAATAATTGTACCCCGACCAgacttcttttgaaatgtgaacGTCCTTCCCTGACTGTCTAGCCACGACCTCCCAGGAAAACTGGCTCCGATTGGAATCTCTGGCCTCCTAAGGCTCCCCACCCCGAAATCAGCCCCCAGCCCTGTTTCTGATGACAGTGTTATCCCAAGCCCCTGGCCCCTGCCAGCCGACCCTCCTGGCCTTCCTCGTTGGGCGGCTCTGATTTCAGGCAGCAGGGGGTGCTGTGATGCCGTCCTGCTGGAGTGATTTATACTGTGAAATGAGTTGGCCAGATTGTGGGGTGCAGCTGTGTGGGGCAGCACCCCTCTGGAGGAATAATGTACCCCACTCCCTAAAGTCTCTCCTCAGTTTCCTCTCCatcccccttctccctcccctcaacagTGAGTTAGACTCAAGGGGGGTGACAGAACTGAGAAGGGATGACAGTCCTCCGTCTatgtggcctctctctctctcctcaggaCCCTCAGCCCTAAGCCCTGGCCTTTTTCTTCAAGGCTCCTGACCCATCCCCAGCCAAGGACGCCACCTTCTCCCATCCCTTGGCCCCCAACATCCTCTCTAGGAAGGGAGCAAGGGGGTGTGACATTTTTCCGGAGAAGATTTCAGGGCTGAGGCTTTAGTACCCCTAAACCCCTAATATTTTTGGACTGGCAAACTCATGGGGCTGGAATCTCACGATCCCATGCCCAAGTCCCCCCAGCCCCAACCCTGGTTTTAGCTCTTCCACCCCGCCGTTCCCTGCGCTTCATCTCATGAGGATTTGTTTATGaggcaaatttatattttttaatatcggGAGGGTGGGCCACGCCACCCTCCATCCGTGCTGCATGAAAAACATTCCACGTGCCCCTTGTCACGAGTCTCCCATCCCGATTCCAGACCCATTCCGTAGCTATTTATCCCTTTCCTGGTTTCTGAAAGGCAATTATATctattatgtataaataaatatattatatatggatGTGTGCGCGTGAGTGTGCGCGTGCGCGTGAGTGTGTGAGCGCTTCTGCAACCTCGGCCTTTGTCCTGTTGGCCCTTAAAGCGAGCCATTGACTTGGAAACTGCTTCTAGAAAACTGGCTCAGCCTGTCTCGGGCTGACCCTTTTCTGATCGTCCCAGCCCCTCTGATCGTTCCTGACggtctctctccctccatcttttCTCCCTGTCTATGTTCATCTGACCATTTCCACTTGCCTCCTTTGTGACTGTCCCTGCGGATGCCCCAGCTGTTGTCTGGCTCTGGGTTCACTGGGACATGAGATTTTACTTTCTGTGAGTAAGCCCGAGGGATCGTAGATTTTTATAATCTGTGAGAATTCTGGGTGCGAGTGTGAGAATGTGAGCAGGGCCTGCCCCTGCCAATCACAATTCAATGAATCCCtggcccccccaccccctgctgtatTTGTGgttctctttttgtattttgcacCTGACCccagagggaggctggggcagactGGCGATGGGCCGTCCCCTCTCCCTTGGTTCTGCACTGTTGCCAATAAAAAGCTCTTAAAAATGCATTCGCCAGGGTGCAGTGTTTATTTCCTCCTGATGCCCCCTGCCCGACTTCCTTTTAGTAAGAAGGGGTGAGGTTAGGTTGTTGGAaggactacacacacacacagatcacacacacatgcatacacacagacacacacacccatgcaggAACTCCTGCTAGTTAATGGGGCTACAGCAGACTGAAAGGAAGGTAGATAGTCAGAAGGACTTCCTGTACACACAGGCAGTGCcttccaggcacggtggctcacacctgtaatcccagcactttgggaggccaagaagggcagatcactggagtttgagacctgcctggccaagatggtgaaaccctgtctctacgaaatttacaaaaattagcctggtgtggtggtgcacatctgtaatcccagctacttgggaggttgaggcaggggaattgctttaacctggaggcagaggttgcagtgagctgagatcgtgccactgcactgcatcctgggcaacagagtgaaactctgtctcaaaaaaaaagtaaggggGTAGAAGTGTAGCCTGCAGGTGTGGGGTGACAGAGGTCTCCTGGTGATGGAGCTTGTATATTCAATGGGTTAAAAGCAGACACTAAGGAGATAAACTACACACAAAAGAAGCttaatgggctgggcacagtggcttgcacctgtaataccagctcttcgggagggcaaggtgggaggacaaggtaggaggccagccagggcaacatagtgagacccgccCCCCCATCCGAAACCCATCtcacttttagaagaaaaaaaaaaaagaagaggatctTGAGAAAATTGCATAGCAAACTGCTAAAGACCACTCAGGCTAAGAATGGGGAGTcaccttgttttttttgttgttgttgctatttaaCAAATTACAACTACAAAAACTGCAATCACTACACTGAAGATGTGTTTCCATATGACCACTATTGGGCCAACCCAAGACCGACCAAAGCaaatatattgtctttttttgttgttgttcaaagACAGAGCGGAGCCATCCCCATTGCAAAATCCAAGCCCTCTCTCATTTGCATAACAGCAAGTCCTCTGGGAATTGAGGTGGGGGTACAGCGGTCGCTCAGACGCGTCGGTAAATGAATAAGCAAGGGCAGCTGTCATGGTGGAATTCCATTTATTAATGCATTCAAAAAAATGTGCTAGGCACCTACCCAACTGTGCCGGGCAGTGTTGTAGACACTGCAGGGACTGAGTGTCAGGTTCTGCCCTCCTGGGGCTCACAGTCCACTGGGGGATACACACACCATTCCAGTCAGGGACAACCTAATGTGGATGGGGTTGGGGGAGCCCACGGGGCTAGGGAAGCAGGGCAGGGACACACCTAACTTGGACTGGGAGTCGGGAAAAACTTTCTGGAGGAGAAGCCAGCTGAGCTGAGTCCTAGAGGATAAATAGAGAGTAtagaaagaactagaaaaaggCTGAGACCAAGAAAATAGCACAGGCAAAGATCTGTTGATAGGGAGAAGGCTTGATACAGTGAGAACATTAGAGGGCTGGGTGCtgtgctcactcctgtaatcccagcatttgggaggccaaggtgggtggatcacctgaggtcagacgttcaagaccagcgtagccaacatggcgaaaccctgtctctactaaaaaatacaaaaaattaaccaggcatggtggaaggcacccgtgatcccagctactcaggaggctgaggcaggagaatggcttgaacgcaGAAGGCTgatgttgccgtgagccgagatagtgccactacactccagcctgggcaacagagtgagactccatctcaaaaaaaaaaagagaaaacttagagATTCATGAGGACTGGAGCCACAGATGTAGAAACAGGGGTTAGTAGAGATCAGATTCTGCAGGTATTATGATGACATTCCCAGCTAAGGAGTTTAGATCTCTTCAGAACACTGGGGAGCCATGGCTGGTTTTGAACATGAGAGGGGCAGGAGCAGGTTTGTGATTTAGGAAAGACCCCTCTGGTCCCAGACTGAGGGTGACTACAGGGTGACTGGAAGGGAGAGGAGTGAGACTGAGCAGGAGACCAGGGAGGAAGTGGGGTGGGGACCCCGAGGGGGAAGGGATGAGGAGGAGTCTAGAACAGGGCCAGGGACATGGGACAGAGAGGAGGGGACAGATTCAGCAGACATTGAAGAGGCAAGATAGTTGGGGCTTGGTGAGCAGCAGGCTTGGGAAGGAAAATACAAAGCATGGGCCAAGTGGTCTGAGTGAGGCTGGGAGtagtgccatgcacctgtagtcccagctactcaggaggctgaggtgggaggattgctcgagccagggagttccaggctgtagtaagccatgatcatatTGCTTCACTTCaccttgggtgacagaacgagaccctgccCACCCCCTACCCccttgcaaaaaaaagaaaagaaaacactgccTATGAGTTAGCCTTGCTCTACAAGGgcaattttttggtttctttttgcttttgtttttgttccagaaagagtcttgctctgttgctcaggctg encodes:
- the FOSB gene encoding protein FosB isoform X1; the protein is MFQAFPGDYDSGSRCSSSPSAESQYLSSVDSFGSPPTAAASQECAGLGEMPGSFVPTVTAITTSQDLQWLVQPTLISSMAQSQGQPLASQPPVVDPYDMPGTSYSTPGISGYSSGGASGSGGPSTSGTTSGPGPARPARARPRRPREETLTPEEEEKRRVRRERNKLAAAKCRNRRRELTDRLQAETDQLEEEKAELESEIAELQKEKERLEFVLVAHKPGCKIPYEEGPGPGPLAEVRDLPGSAPAKEDGFSWLLPPPPPPPLPFQTSQDAPPNLTASLFTHSEVQVLGDPFPVVNPSYTSSFVLTCPEVSAFPGAQRTSGSDQPSDPLNSPSLLAL
- the FOSB gene encoding protein FosB isoform X4 translates to MFQAFPGDYDSGSRCSSSPSAESQYLSSVDSFGSPPTAAASQECAGLGEMPGSFVPTVTAITTSQDLQWLVQPTLISSMAQSQGQPLASQPPVVDPYDMPGTSYSTPGISGYSSGGASGSGGPSTSGTTSGPGPARPARARPRRPREETLTPEEEEKRRVRRERNKLAAAKCRNRRRELTDRLQAETDQLEEEKAELESEIAELQKEKERLEFVLVAHKPGCKIPYEEGPGPGPLAE
- the FOSB gene encoding protein FosB isoform X2, encoding MFQAFPGDYDSGSRCSSSPSAESQYLSSVDSFGSPPTAAASQSQGQPLASQPPVVDPYDMPGTSYSTPGISGYSSGGASGSGGPSTSGTTSGPGPARPARARPRRPREETLTPEEEEKRRVRRERNKLAAAKCRNRRRELTDRLQAETDQLEEEKAELESEIAELQKEKERLEFVLVAHKPGCKIPYEEGPGPGPLAEVRDLPGSAPAKEDGFSWLLPPPPPPPLPFQTSQDAPPNLTASLFTHSEVQVLGDPFPVVNPSYTSSFVLTCPEVSAFPGAQRTSGSDQPSDPLNSPSLLAL
- the FOSB gene encoding protein FosB isoform X3; translation: MPGSFVPTVTAITTSQDLQWLVQPTLISSMAQSQGQPLASQPPVVDPYDMPGTSYSTPGISGYSSGGASGSGGPSTSGTTSGPGPARPARARPRRPREETLTPEEEEKRRVRRERNKLAAAKCRNRRRELTDRLQAETDQLEEEKAELESEIAELQKEKERLEFVLVAHKPGCKIPYEEGPGPGPLAEVRDLPGSAPAKEDGFSWLLPPPPPPPLPFQTSQDAPPNLTASLFTHSEVQVLGDPFPVVNPSYTSSFVLTCPEVSAFPGAQRTSGSDQPSDPLNSPSLLAL